The following are from one region of the Hyphomicrobium album genome:
- the pgsA gene encoding CDP-diacylglycerol--glycerol-3-phosphate 3-phosphatidyltransferase, with protein MEQAAASRALPMSVPNVLTYVRIAAVPALVACLFFLKGDVARWSAFSLFVFAGITDWLDGYLARAWEQQSTLGRMLDPIADKLLVGAVLMMLVHDNTIGGWSIWAAIIILCREILVSGLREFLAELNVKIHVTQLAKWKTTMQMIALGVLLAGPAAEKIVPGIMTGGLVILWIAALLTLWTGYDYLKAGIVHAMER; from the coding sequence ATGGAACAAGCCGCCGCCTCCCGTGCCCTGCCGATGAGCGTGCCGAACGTGCTGACGTACGTTCGCATCGCCGCCGTGCCGGCTTTGGTCGCCTGCCTGTTCTTCCTCAAGGGCGACGTGGCGCGCTGGTCGGCCTTCTCACTGTTTGTCTTCGCCGGCATTACGGACTGGCTGGACGGCTACCTGGCCCGCGCCTGGGAGCAGCAATCGACGCTGGGGCGCATGCTCGATCCGATCGCCGACAAGCTGCTCGTCGGCGCCGTCCTGATGATGCTGGTGCACGACAACACCATCGGCGGCTGGTCGATCTGGGCGGCGATCATCATCCTGTGCCGCGAGATACTCGTCTCCGGCCTGCGCGAGTTCCTGGCCGAGCTGAACGTGAAGATCCACGTGACGCAGCTCGCCAAGTGGAAGACGACGATGCAGATGATCGCGCTGGGCGTTCTGCTGGCCGGCCCGGCTGCCGAGAAGATCGTACCCGGCATCATGACCGGAGGCCTCGTCATCCTCTGGATTGCCGCGCTACTCACGCTGTGGACCGGCTATGACTATCTAAAGGCTGGCATCGTGCATGCCATGGAGCGCTAG
- a CDS encoding extensin family protein, with amino-acid sequence MASLTSVDKTLSRLSTWMSAVAFAGWVGLAFLPARNPPSPPASAAVVPPVATKSAPETHAAAPASPAPRAAPPASIAKPSVAVSPTAAPATAPATVEPAAGAAAPAVPPPDVWTPEEIAAGLRQCVQLLGPASADIALEEPMKKGQCGTPTPLALRSAGGKDKVEFSPAPTMNCRLAASLSEWVDKVLQPAAQEVLGSRITKILGAGSYSCRNIYNNPKLSLSEHATGNAVDVAAFVTADGRTVTVRQAWGPTERDISAAKKKAAEKLAKQTPAAKADETAAVTPTPSIEAAGKKADAKKKGRVEKTEFKQDPAKPDPNKPAPAVVVDLKPATTKEAAFLKRLHHGSCGLFATVLGPEANEAHRDHFHLDMKVRRSPQGVCH; translated from the coding sequence ATGGCGTCCTTGACGTCTGTCGACAAAACGCTGAGCCGGTTGTCCACGTGGATGTCTGCCGTGGCCTTTGCAGGCTGGGTCGGACTCGCGTTTCTTCCCGCGCGCAATCCGCCTTCCCCGCCAGCATCGGCTGCCGTCGTGCCGCCCGTGGCTACGAAATCCGCTCCCGAGACGCACGCCGCGGCACCTGCTTCGCCCGCCCCGAGGGCGGCGCCGCCGGCATCGATCGCCAAGCCTTCGGTCGCGGTATCCCCGACGGCTGCACCCGCGACTGCACCGGCAACCGTGGAGCCTGCCGCCGGTGCCGCCGCCCCCGCAGTGCCACCACCGGACGTGTGGACGCCGGAAGAGATCGCCGCCGGACTGCGTCAGTGCGTGCAGCTGCTGGGGCCGGCGAGCGCCGACATCGCGCTCGAGGAGCCGATGAAGAAGGGCCAGTGCGGCACGCCGACGCCGCTCGCCCTACGCAGTGCCGGCGGCAAGGACAAGGTCGAGTTCTCGCCAGCGCCGACCATGAATTGCCGCCTTGCCGCTTCGCTGAGCGAGTGGGTCGACAAGGTGCTGCAGCCCGCGGCGCAGGAAGTGCTGGGCTCGCGCATCACGAAAATCCTCGGCGCCGGCTCGTATTCCTGCCGCAACATCTACAACAACCCCAAACTCTCCCTCAGCGAGCACGCTACCGGGAACGCCGTTGATGTCGCCGCCTTTGTCACCGCCGACGGGCGAACCGTGACGGTGAGGCAGGCCTGGGGACCGACCGAGCGGGATATCTCCGCGGCAAAAAAGAAAGCCGCCGAGAAGCTCGCCAAGCAAACACCGGCGGCCAAGGCCGACGAGACCGCGGCAGTAACCCCGACACCTTCCATCGAGGCGGCCGGCAAGAAGGCCGACGCCAAGAAAAAGGGGCGGGTCGAGAAAACCGAGTTCAAGCAGGACCCCGCCAAGCCGGATCCGAATAAGCCGGCCCCCGCGGTGGTCGTCGACCTCAAGCCGGCGACGACCAAAGAGGCGGCGTTCCTGAAGCGCCTGCACCACGGCTCCTGCGGCCTGTTTGCGACCGTCCTCGGGCCGGAGGCCAATGAGGCCCACCGCGACCATTTTCACCTCGATATGAAGGTGCGCCGGTCGCCCCAGGGCGTGTGCCACTGA
- a CDS encoding dienelactone hydrolase family protein: protein MDGFENDRRSLGAKQGVDRREMLTASLAVGFAAATHPVSAQTVIHTSAEGLEAGTVGIPTADRDVPAYYAMPAKPGPFPVVIVVQEIFGVHEHIRDVSRRLAKAGYMAIAPELYVRQGSVAEMTDVKEIISKVVSKVPDAQVMSDLDATVAYAKGTGKGDTKKLGITGFCWGGRIAWLYCAHSTDVKAGVAWYGKLVGDASANTPRHPIDVVGELKAPVLGLYGAVDQGIPVETVDRMRAACQAADKTCELVVYPDTPHAFNADYRTSYRPEAAKDAWAKMLAWFRDHGVA, encoded by the coding sequence ATGGACGGGTTCGAGAACGATCGCCGGAGCCTCGGCGCCAAGCAGGGCGTCGACCGCCGTGAAATGCTCACTGCGAGCCTGGCGGTCGGGTTCGCAGCGGCGACTCATCCCGTTTCGGCGCAGACCGTGATTCATACGAGCGCCGAGGGGCTAGAGGCCGGCACCGTCGGCATCCCCACGGCCGACCGGGATGTCCCCGCGTACTACGCCATGCCCGCGAAACCTGGGCCCTTCCCCGTCGTCATCGTCGTGCAGGAAATCTTCGGCGTGCACGAGCACATCCGCGATGTGTCCCGGCGACTGGCCAAAGCCGGCTACATGGCCATCGCGCCCGAGCTCTACGTGCGCCAAGGCAGCGTCGCCGAGATGACCGATGTGAAGGAGATCATCTCCAAAGTCGTCTCGAAGGTCCCCGACGCGCAAGTCATGTCCGACCTCGATGCCACCGTCGCCTATGCCAAGGGCACCGGCAAAGGCGATACCAAGAAGCTCGGAATTACCGGCTTTTGCTGGGGCGGGCGCATCGCCTGGCTCTATTGCGCGCACAGCACCGACGTGAAGGCCGGTGTTGCCTGGTACGGCAAGCTCGTGGGCGACGCTTCAGCCAATACGCCACGCCACCCCATCGATGTCGTCGGCGAGCTGAAAGCGCCGGTCCTCGGCCTCTACGGCGCGGTCGACCAGGGCATTCCCGTGGAAACCGTCGACCGCATGCGCGCGGCCTGCCAAGCTGCTGACAAGACGTGCGAACTTGTCGTCTACCCGGACACGCCGCACGCCTTCAACGCCGACTATCGCACGAGCTATCGGCCCGAAGCGGCGAAGGACGCGTGGGCGAAAATGCTCGCTTGGTTCCGCGATCACGGCGTCGCTTGA
- the uvrC gene encoding excinuclease ABC subunit UvrC — MPDKDTREPTPELPANETVPPAAAEAVVASGPDVIARYLKLLPASPGVYRMLDADGSVIYVGKARNLKARVSNYTRLGGHTNRIARMIACTAAMEFVSVRTEAEALLLEANLIKRFRPRFNVLMRDDKSFPYILIARDSSAPQILKHRGARNRKGDYFGPFASAGAVTRTINMLERAFLLRSCSDSVYESRTRPCLLYQIKRCSAPCTGEIALDDYGRLVDEAVRFLRGESQNVRIMYRKLMEEASAQLEFERAARFRDRLSALAHVTADQAINPENIEEADVFAAVQEGGQTCIEVFFFRTGQNWGNRAYYPKADRALPVEEVLDSFIAQFYDDKPVPRLILLSHDVPNRELLAEALCIKADRKVEIRVPQRGTKSGIVEHAVNNAREALGRKLAESSSQRRLLEGLAERFGLAAPPRRIEVFDNSHIQGANAVGAMIVAGRDGFVKGQYRKFNIKSENLAPGDDYGMMREVLTRRFKRLVLESNEEEKKDDGIVGVVKEAASNLVALAAAAAGASPDEVDDDDIFPDRPDLVLIDGGAGQLAVAREVMADLGLHDICLVGIAKGPDRDAGREHFHFPGADRPILLEPRDPVLYFVQRLRDEAHRFAIGSHRTRRAMAISANPLDDIDGIGARRRRALMNHFGSAKAVSRAGVEDLKAVDGISAEMAQRIYDHFHERRS; from the coding sequence ATGCCCGATAAGGACACGCGCGAGCCGACGCCGGAGCTGCCGGCGAACGAGACCGTGCCGCCGGCCGCCGCGGAAGCGGTGGTCGCCAGCGGTCCTGATGTTATTGCGCGGTATCTGAAGCTGCTGCCGGCCTCGCCCGGCGTCTATCGCATGCTCGATGCGGATGGCAGCGTCATCTACGTCGGCAAGGCACGCAACCTCAAGGCGCGCGTGTCGAACTACACCCGGCTCGGCGGACATACCAACCGCATCGCGCGCATGATCGCCTGCACCGCCGCGATGGAGTTCGTCTCGGTGCGCACCGAGGCGGAAGCGCTGCTCCTCGAAGCCAACCTCATCAAGCGCTTCCGGCCGCGCTTCAACGTGCTGATGCGCGACGACAAGTCGTTTCCATACATCCTGATCGCGCGCGACTCGTCGGCGCCGCAGATCCTGAAGCATCGCGGCGCGCGCAATCGCAAAGGCGACTATTTCGGGCCGTTCGCCTCCGCCGGCGCGGTTACCCGCACCATCAATATGCTGGAGCGGGCGTTCCTGCTGCGCTCGTGCTCGGACAGCGTCTATGAGAGCCGCACGCGGCCGTGCCTGCTCTATCAGATCAAGCGCTGCTCGGCGCCGTGCACGGGCGAGATTGCGCTGGACGACTACGGCCGGCTTGTCGACGAGGCGGTGCGTTTTTTGCGCGGCGAGAGCCAGAACGTGCGCATCATGTACCGCAAGCTGATGGAGGAGGCTTCGGCGCAGCTCGAGTTCGAGCGCGCGGCGCGCTTCCGCGACCGGCTGTCGGCGCTGGCGCACGTCACCGCCGACCAGGCGATCAATCCGGAGAACATCGAGGAAGCGGACGTCTTCGCGGCGGTGCAGGAGGGCGGCCAGACGTGCATCGAGGTGTTCTTCTTCCGCACCGGGCAGAATTGGGGCAATCGCGCCTACTACCCGAAGGCTGATCGTGCACTCCCGGTGGAGGAGGTGCTCGATAGCTTCATCGCCCAATTCTACGACGACAAGCCGGTACCGCGGTTGATCCTGCTCTCGCACGATGTGCCGAACCGCGAGCTGCTCGCCGAAGCACTGTGCATCAAGGCCGATCGCAAGGTCGAGATCCGGGTGCCGCAGCGGGGCACCAAGTCGGGCATCGTCGAGCACGCCGTGAACAACGCGCGCGAGGCCCTGGGGCGCAAGCTGGCGGAGAGCTCATCGCAGCGGCGACTGCTCGAGGGGCTCGCCGAGCGCTTCGGACTGGCGGCACCGCCGCGGCGCATCGAGGTGTTCGACAACAGCCATATCCAGGGTGCGAATGCGGTGGGCGCCATGATCGTTGCCGGCCGCGACGGCTTCGTGAAAGGGCAGTACCGCAAGTTCAACATCAAGTCGGAGAACCTCGCGCCCGGCGACGACTACGGCATGATGCGCGAGGTGCTGACGCGCCGCTTCAAGCGGCTGGTGCTCGAGTCCAACGAGGAGGAGAAGAAGGACGACGGCATTGTCGGCGTCGTCAAGGAGGCGGCGAGCAACCTCGTCGCGCTGGCTGCGGCGGCGGCGGGAGCTTCACCGGACGAGGTCGACGATGACGATATCTTCCCCGATCGGCCCGATCTCGTGCTGATCGACGGCGGCGCGGGGCAGCTCGCGGTGGCACGTGAGGTCATGGCAGACCTTGGGTTGCACGACATCTGCTTGGTGGGCATCGCCAAGGGCCCCGACCGGGACGCCGGCCGCGAGCATTTTCATTTCCCCGGCGCCGACCGGCCCATACTGCTCGAGCCGCGCGATCCGGTGCTCTACTTCGTGCAGCGGCTGCGCGACGAGGCGCATCGCTTCGCGATCGGCTCGCATCGCACGCGCCGCGCCATGGCGATCAGCGCCAACCCACTCGATGATATCGACGGCATCGGCGCCCGCCGGCGTCGCGCGCTGATGAATCACTTCGGCTCGGCGAAGGCGGTGTCGCGCGCCGGCGTCGAAGACTTGAAGGCCGTCGACGGCATCTCGGCCGAGATGGCGCAACGCATCTACGATCACTTCCACGAACGCCGTAGCTGA
- a CDS encoding TIGR01459 family HAD-type hydrolase, translating to MPPASLPDSAIPLIQSIAPLAGVTRAWLTDIWGVIHNGVNPFADACTACANFRAAGGIVVLVSNSPRPHDSVAAQLDDIGVPREAWDAIVTSGDVARTLIGRYAGGPVYHIGPQRDLATFAGLDIKRVLPEAAEVIVCTGLFDDECETPDDYAATLAACRARNLPMVCANPDLMVERGGRMIYCAGAIARAYEELGGRVEYAGKPYLPIYELTFATLEKLKPGSSDRARLLAIGDGIGTDIAGAAAAGVPSVFVASGVHVKGGLDGEAIAALFPAGTPRPIAAMPTLAW from the coding sequence ATGCCGCCCGCGTCCCTTCCCGACTCCGCCATCCCGCTCATCCAATCGATCGCGCCGCTTGCCGGCGTGACGAGGGCGTGGCTGACCGATATCTGGGGCGTGATCCACAATGGCGTGAACCCGTTTGCGGACGCCTGCACCGCCTGCGCCAATTTTCGCGCCGCCGGCGGGATCGTCGTCCTCGTCTCCAACTCGCCGCGTCCGCATGACAGCGTCGCCGCACAGCTCGACGATATCGGCGTGCCGCGTGAGGCGTGGGACGCCATCGTCACCTCTGGCGACGTCGCGCGCACGCTGATCGGCCGCTATGCAGGGGGCCCCGTCTATCACATCGGCCCGCAGCGCGACCTCGCCACCTTCGCCGGGCTGGATATCAAGCGCGTTCTCCCCGAAGCGGCCGAGGTCATCGTCTGCACCGGCCTATTCGACGACGAGTGCGAGACGCCCGACGACTACGCCGCGACCCTGGCTGCGTGTCGCGCACGCAACCTGCCTATGGTCTGCGCCAATCCCGACCTCATGGTCGAGCGTGGCGGTCGCATGATCTATTGCGCCGGAGCCATTGCGCGCGCCTACGAGGAACTGGGCGGCAGGGTCGAGTACGCCGGCAAGCCGTATCTGCCGATCTACGAGCTGACCTTCGCGACGCTCGAAAAGCTGAAACCGGGCAGCAGCGACAGGGCACGGCTCCTGGCGATCGGTGACGGCATCGGGACCGATATCGCCGGGGCCGCAGCGGCGGGTGTGCCCTCGGTGTTCGTGGCGAGCGGGGTGCATGTCAAAGGCGGGCTCGACGGCGAGGCCATCGCCGCGCTCTTCCCAGCCGGCACGCCGCGTCCCATAGCGGCCATGCCCACGCTCGCCTGGTAG
- a CDS encoding EAL domain-containing protein, with amino-acid sequence MPKHSGMADLIVKGAIALVTAAFFVGAYLQFQVSFWMALIGALSVYITLLMGHAVMRRRERETDLVSVVERLEDEVARLKTGAVPPVASRQQRAPNMAPPPLAKAPPPPPMPPIAPRVAAPPSPPVAASPTLPPPAGRTPRIFRSTEPAPVATAPEREPRLSAPPRQEPQLSVSPSPAASDAPLVPTLPDWSSPPAAPMAPAKGAHDYWPGRQTKPTLADGPRVELPPLAADRETDLDAVHGMIKRLADEVDVGAEPMLEGLPPQRQESALRASLNALQTTANAMRATKKKDGLPLASSAPRAGAPMPPPIMPAHTRLASLAEAVSAGRIDVALAPIVGLADHLVHYYEVVASPRDERGVAMSVTTREPQLALAGLLPMLDSARLRQAAGVARSFAEEGRQTCLFVPATAVSLANDSFLDELADAFRDREALASDLVLTFAQADVRTFGGSEWSALTDMRDLGFRFGVEDVTDFDYEFTALCAAGFAFVKLDAATLLAGLAAPNGTMPGDEVCRNLSELGLTLVVANVDDEVTRDRVAETGVPLGQGALFGAPVPVAGDGYAVADDAAA; translated from the coding sequence ATGCCGAAGCACAGTGGCATGGCCGATCTCATCGTCAAGGGGGCCATCGCGCTGGTTACAGCGGCCTTCTTCGTCGGGGCCTATCTGCAATTCCAGGTCTCATTCTGGATGGCGCTCATCGGAGCGCTGTCGGTCTACATCACGCTGCTGATGGGGCATGCCGTCATGCGCCGCCGCGAGCGTGAGACAGATTTGGTCTCAGTGGTGGAGCGCCTCGAAGACGAGGTCGCGCGCCTGAAGACCGGCGCGGTGCCTCCTGTCGCATCGCGCCAGCAGCGTGCGCCGAACATGGCGCCACCGCCGCTCGCCAAGGCGCCGCCGCCTCCGCCAATGCCACCGATTGCTCCGCGGGTAGCCGCGCCGCCGTCCCCGCCCGTGGCCGCATCGCCGACGCTCCCGCCTCCAGCGGGGCGGACGCCGCGCATCTTCCGCAGCACCGAGCCGGCGCCGGTTGCCACCGCGCCCGAGCGCGAACCGCGCTTGTCCGCACCGCCGCGGCAGGAGCCGCAGCTTTCCGTATCGCCGTCACCCGCTGCATCGGACGCTCCGTTGGTGCCGACGCTGCCGGATTGGTCGTCGCCGCCGGCCGCGCCGATGGCACCCGCTAAAGGGGCGCACGACTACTGGCCCGGTCGCCAAACGAAGCCGACCCTGGCCGACGGACCGCGGGTAGAGCTGCCGCCGCTCGCCGCCGACCGCGAGACCGACCTCGACGCGGTGCATGGCATGATCAAGCGTCTCGCCGACGAGGTGGACGTGGGCGCTGAGCCGATGCTCGAGGGTCTGCCGCCGCAGCGCCAGGAGAGCGCCCTGCGCGCCTCGCTCAACGCACTGCAGACTACCGCCAACGCGATGCGCGCGACCAAGAAGAAGGACGGCCTGCCGCTCGCGTCTTCCGCGCCGCGCGCCGGTGCCCCAATGCCGCCGCCGATCATGCCTGCGCATACGCGCCTGGCTTCGCTCGCCGAGGCGGTGTCGGCCGGGCGGATCGACGTTGCTTTGGCGCCGATCGTCGGCCTTGCCGATCACCTGGTGCACTACTACGAGGTCGTGGCCTCGCCGCGCGACGAGCGCGGAGTGGCGATGTCGGTGACGACGCGCGAGCCGCAGCTTGCCCTCGCGGGCCTGCTGCCGATGCTCGACAGCGCCCGCCTACGTCAGGCGGCCGGGGTCGCCCGGTCGTTCGCCGAGGAGGGACGCCAGACGTGCCTGTTCGTCCCGGCGACGGCGGTGTCGCTCGCCAACGACAGTTTCCTCGACGAGCTGGCCGACGCGTTCCGCGACCGTGAGGCGCTGGCTAGCGATCTGGTGCTGACGTTCGCGCAGGCGGACGTACGGACGTTCGGCGGCTCCGAGTGGAGCGCGCTGACCGACATGCGCGATCTGGGCTTCCGCTTCGGCGTCGAGGACGTCACCGACTTCGACTACGAGTTCACCGCGCTGTGCGCCGCCGGCTTCGCCTTCGTGAAGCTCGATGCCGCGACGCTGCTGGCCGGCCTCGCCGCTCCGAACGGCACCATGCCGGGCGACGAGGTGTGCCGTAACCTCAGCGAGCTGGGCCTCACCCTCGTTGTCGCCAACGTCGATGACGAGGTGACGCGCGATCGTGTGGCCGAGACCGGCGTACCTCTCGGCCAGGGAGCGCTGTTCGGCGCGCCCGTGCCTGTGGCAGGCGACGGCTATGCCGTCGCCGATGACGCAGCCGCTTGA
- a CDS encoding SDR family oxidoreductase: MLMTVMGRDSSASYYGELAGVRALITGLSPTSGVDVARKFADHRGRLVLHATAPSVELDAVTTMLAETASEVKLFTDACGDSDASIRFAKAAAQAFGGLDVVVNLIPITAADMRGRASIEHIEELVSEKLMLPVHVTRIVANRMRLTLSEGLVLNVMTMPAPRTAAEGALAGIVRSALAAVTRGEAERWAPQGIRVNAVGPSSTVAGAGAALTSEPDIAALALYLASRPGRTLTGQVFDAAGVARRGC; the protein is encoded by the coding sequence ATGCTGATGACGGTGATGGGTCGCGACTCGAGTGCGTCATATTATGGTGAGCTTGCCGGCGTTCGTGCGCTGATCACCGGCCTTTCGCCGACTAGCGGCGTGGATGTCGCCCGCAAATTCGCCGATCACCGCGGCCGTCTTGTGCTGCACGCCACTGCGCCGTCCGTTGAGCTCGACGCCGTTACGACGATGCTGGCCGAGACGGCCAGCGAGGTGAAGCTGTTCACCGACGCCTGCGGCGATTCCGACGCTTCGATCCGCTTCGCCAAAGCCGCCGCTCAGGCATTCGGCGGTCTCGATGTCGTCGTCAACCTCATCCCCATCACCGCCGCCGATATGCGCGGCCGTGCAAGCATCGAGCACATCGAGGAGCTTGTCTCCGAAAAGCTAATGTTGCCGGTGCACGTGACGCGCATCGTCGCCAACCGCATGCGCCTGACGCTGTCGGAAGGCCTTGTGCTCAACGTCATGACCATGCCGGCGCCGCGCACCGCAGCCGAGGGCGCTCTCGCCGGGATCGTCCGCTCCGCGCTGGCAGCCGTAACCCGCGGCGAAGCCGAGCGGTGGGCGCCGCAGGGCATTCGCGTCAATGCCGTCGGCCCTTCCTCCACTGTGGCGGGCGCCGGCGCCGCACTTACCAGCGAACCGGATATCGCCGCCCTCGCGTTGTATCTCGCCTCCCGACCGGGCCGCACGCTGACTGGCCAGGTCTTCGACGCGGCCGGCGTCGCCCGGCGCGGCTGCTGA
- a CDS encoding GYD domain-containing protein, giving the protein MATFVVLASFTEQGIRNVKETVARAEAFKEMAKSSGVTVKDMYWTLGRHDIVVVCDAPDDESSTALMLSVASRGYVRSETLRAFSFPEMQKVLGKMV; this is encoded by the coding sequence ATGGCCACTTTCGTTGTGCTCGCGAGCTTCACGGAACAGGGCATCCGCAACGTCAAGGAGACGGTTGCGCGGGCAGAGGCCTTCAAGGAAATGGCGAAGAGCAGCGGCGTAACCGTCAAGGACATGTATTGGACCCTCGGCAGGCACGACATTGTCGTCGTCTGCGATGCGCCGGACGATGAGAGCTCGACGGCCCTGATGCTGAGCGTCGCGTCGCGCGGCTACGTCCGTTCCGAGACGCTTCGCGCCTTCTCGTTCCCCGAGATGCAGAAGGTTCTCGGCAAGATGGTCTGA
- a CDS encoding FUSC family protein, translating to MTSWLGSRAEMWPRLRLAIQTTIAACVSYVIVDAIGMAQGFWAVMTAILVTQANVGASLGLATERFVGSLLGVVVGGVVAVLLADAQELKFAGLAVTVLVLGFFAARRPSLRIACVTAAIVVLGDPSLGPPISSAENRMIEVAIGTVVAILTTLLIFPSRAGPLFAEHVTRTFTPLFEVARDTLAAALGQPLDIEGMGAQGTRIRAAFAEGDTLAREARVEVANYVADSPDPEAILRALRRTWHTEIMLMRAVYQPLPPVAVKILGPQIEELRAALDDVAKHLAGPATCYTAPNLAAVENALAEIEHRLEEMRAKGETREMSMDDIIRVMAFDFALGQLRLNLRDIAERAPELAAFAGSTYPLLRWLQRLPAKWT from the coding sequence GTGTCGTATGTGATCGTGGATGCCATCGGCATGGCGCAAGGGTTCTGGGCAGTGATGACTGCCATTTTGGTGACGCAGGCCAATGTCGGCGCGTCGTTGGGCCTGGCGACCGAGCGGTTCGTCGGCAGCTTGCTCGGCGTCGTCGTCGGCGGCGTCGTCGCCGTCCTCCTTGCCGACGCGCAAGAGCTGAAGTTCGCCGGGCTTGCGGTGACGGTACTCGTGCTCGGCTTCTTCGCGGCCCGCCGCCCGTCGCTGCGCATTGCCTGTGTCACGGCCGCCATCGTCGTCCTCGGCGATCCCAGCCTCGGGCCGCCCATTTCCTCGGCCGAGAACCGCATGATCGAGGTGGCGATCGGCACCGTCGTCGCCATCCTCACCACGCTCTTGATATTTCCATCGCGCGCCGGACCACTGTTCGCCGAGCACGTGACCCGAACGTTCACGCCGCTGTTCGAGGTGGCGCGGGATACACTTGCCGCGGCGCTGGGCCAGCCACTCGACATTGAGGGAATGGGCGCGCAGGGCACGCGCATCCGCGCTGCCTTTGCCGAAGGCGACACCCTCGCCCGCGAAGCGCGCGTCGAGGTCGCTAACTATGTCGCTGACAGCCCCGACCCCGAGGCGATCCTGCGCGCCCTGCGCCGCACGTGGCACACCGAGATCATGCTCATGCGCGCGGTCTATCAGCCGCTGCCCCCGGTCGCAGTGAAGATCTTAGGACCCCAGATCGAGGAGTTGCGCGCGGCCCTCGACGATGTGGCGAAGCATCTTGCGGGGCCTGCCACCTGCTACACGGCGCCCAATCTCGCCGCCGTCGAGAATGCGCTGGCCGAGATCGAGCATCGGTTGGAAGAGATGCGCGCCAAGGGCGAGACGCGCGAGATGTCGATGGACGACATCATCCGCGTGATGGCCTTCGACTTCGCGCTCGGACAGCTGCGTCTCAACCTACGCGACATTGCCGAGCGCGCGCCGGAGCTTGCCGCGTTTGCCGGATCGACCTATCCGCTGTTGCGGTGGCTGCAGCGCCTTCCGGCAAAATGGACGTAG